The following coding sequences lie in one Gemmatimonadota bacterium genomic window:
- a CDS encoding sulfatase-like hydrolase/transferase codes for MSSGENIMAENRPNILFIMTDEQRFDHLGSVNPAVKTPHIDALANDGVLFTRAYTPNPSCVPARAGIFTGKYPHQCAAPTFITYLPAHEKTFMSYLQEAGYYTAVIGKQHFGESKIERGYNYEDIIDSHSPAPQNPNRNSYNQWLWDSGFKHRSELIQGNPDIRRYSEWKADPKYHVDHYVGDRGREWIESGMPENRPWFCWISFPGPHGPIDCGNLPQADLYDPAEIDMPETNFEMLAQKPPHNSLRGGPVRQQPFTNDEIRKLRHAYYANVTLIDEKIGAIVQALKNSGTYDNTLIFFTSDHGDFMGDFQLMAKGQNIMEVLMRIPFVIKPPKGGVREKQESSLISAIDIAATCLTVAGAEVPEHMASRDLSHYWSHAEDLDDRDDLYMEASGIRCLRTRHWKIGHYWNKPYGELYDLKNDPWEKENLWDRQDLAELKSKLQKRLLDKLIELSSRSYIAWNHGAPEL; via the coding sequence ATGTCGTCAGGTGAGAACATCATGGCCGAAAATCGACCCAATATCCTGTTCATAATGACCGATGAGCAGCGATTTGACCACCTGGGAAGTGTAAACCCCGCGGTAAAAACACCGCACATAGACGCGCTGGCCAATGACGGCGTTCTATTCACCCGGGCATATACACCCAATCCATCCTGTGTACCTGCACGGGCGGGAATATTCACGGGGAAATATCCCCACCAGTGCGCGGCACCCACCTTTATCACCTACTTGCCAGCGCACGAAAAGACATTCATGAGTTATCTACAGGAAGCGGGATATTACACAGCAGTAATTGGAAAACAGCACTTTGGCGAATCGAAAATTGAACGGGGTTATAACTACGAAGATATTATAGACAGCCACAGCCCCGCACCTCAGAATCCAAATCGCAACTCCTATAACCAGTGGTTATGGGACTCTGGATTTAAGCACCGCAGTGAATTAATTCAGGGAAATCCCGACATCAGAAGATATTCGGAATGGAAAGCGGACCCAAAATACCACGTCGATCACTACGTGGGCGACCGGGGCCGCGAATGGATCGAAAGCGGCATGCCCGAAAATCGCCCCTGGTTTTGCTGGATCTCATTCCCAGGACCCCACGGACCCATTGACTGTGGCAATCTTCCCCAGGCCGACCTGTACGACCCGGCAGAAATTGACATGCCAGAAACAAATTTTGAGATGCTGGCACAAAAACCCCCGCACAACTCACTTCGAGGCGGACCCGTGCGCCAACAGCCTTTTACAAACGATGAAATTCGCAAACTGCGACACGCTTATTACGCAAACGTAACACTCATAGATGAAAAAATCGGCGCAATCGTACAGGCATTAAAAAATAGCGGCACCTATGACAACACCCTCATATTCTTCACCAGCGACCACGGCGATTTCATGGGCGACTTTCAGCTCATGGCAAAAGGGCAAAACATAATGGAAGTGCTCATGCGCATACCCTTTGTAATCAAACCCCCCAAAGGCGGCGTACGCGAAAAACAGGAATCGTCTCTCATCTCGGCAATTGATATTGCAGCCACCTGTTTAACGGTCGCTGGCGCAGAAGTGCCCGAACACATGGCATCACGCGACCTCTCGCATTATTGGTCCCATGCGGAAGACCTGGACGACCGGGACGATTTGTACATGGAAGCATCGGGCATTCGGTGTTTGCGCACTCGGCACTGGAAAATAGGGCATTATTGGAACAAACCCTATGGCGAACTCTACGACCTGAAAAACGACCCGTGGGAAAAAGAAAACCTGTGGGACCGCCAGGATTTAGCAGAGTTAAAATCCAAATTACAAAAACGCTTACTGGACAAACTGATTGAATTAAGCTCGCGGTCTTATATTGCGTGGAATCACGGCGCACCTGAATTATAA
- a CDS encoding Gfo/Idh/MocA family oxidoreductase has protein sequence MNGYRIGIVGCGGIAHRHIAGYRKVAHDLGEVVAGCDIDKEQLNRYCDQYDIPNRFTNAADMIASGEVDVISLLTPPAVRHDVIFPAIEKGIHLLVEKPFGETLCDAVSFVEAAEKAGVTLAVNHQLGFMEDVVAMRDIINSGEIGDIRYISHDELKNRTRVRGWRSREQRLEISIFSIHLIDRIRTLADSPPQSVSAVTRHWNPDVKGETFTSLTVQFENGVVGTMISNWHGLTLSECRLRVDATKGSVISVKKVVLDDTATLHIHPLNGKKETREFHREGAFTHAMGESMNHLMDSARRGAEPLHSGRGNLYTMQIVDATYLSAQRGGQMVEVAEIK, from the coding sequence ATGAACGGATATCGGATTGGAATTGTAGGATGTGGTGGGATAGCACATCGGCACATTGCGGGATATCGGAAAGTCGCGCACGACCTGGGAGAAGTCGTCGCAGGATGCGACATAGACAAAGAGCAACTAAATAGATATTGCGACCAATACGACATACCCAACCGCTTTACAAATGCGGCAGACATGATCGCATCGGGAGAAGTCGATGTCATCAGCCTGTTAACACCCCCTGCTGTGCGCCATGACGTAATCTTTCCCGCAATTGAAAAAGGTATCCATCTCCTCGTCGAAAAACCATTCGGCGAAACATTGTGCGATGCAGTCTCCTTTGTCGAAGCAGCGGAAAAAGCGGGCGTAACCCTGGCGGTAAACCACCAACTGGGATTCATGGAAGATGTCGTCGCAATGCGCGACATCATCAACTCGGGTGAAATTGGCGACATACGTTATATATCGCACGACGAATTAAAAAATCGGACGCGAGTGCGCGGGTGGCGAAGCCGGGAACAGCGCCTGGAAATCAGTATCTTCAGCATCCACCTCATCGACCGCATCCGCACACTGGCAGATAGCCCACCCCAAAGCGTATCAGCCGTAACCCGCCATTGGAATCCAGACGTCAAAGGCGAAACCTTTACCAGCCTGACAGTACAATTTGAAAATGGCGTCGTCGGCACCATGATCTCCAACTGGCACGGCTTAACCCTATCGGAATGTCGATTGCGCGTAGATGCCACAAAAGGCTCGGTAATATCCGTCAAAAAAGTCGTACTTGACGACACAGCCACATTGCACATCCATCCCCTGAACGGAAAAAAGGAAACACGCGAATTCCATCGCGAAGGGGCTTTCACGCACGCAATGGGTGAAAGCATGAATCACCTGATGGACTCCGCGCGGCGCGGCGCAGAACCCCTGCACAGTGGGCGAGGAAATTTATACACCATGCAAATCGTCGATGCGACCTATTTATCGGCGCAACGCGGCGGACAAATGGTAGAAGTAGCGGAAATAAAATAA
- a CDS encoding phytanoyl-CoA dioxygenase family protein: MPETKKIVRSEPFVINKNMGSPMAISARDLTPKNADGLPVVLPTEKQKYDFDRNGWLLIPGVLSKDECDEMRTFAERLAKDPESIPEHERCPLGGPLQKLADHPVIVGFMNEFVAYPPLANDERYGFRLETSHLFYRDAETPGRFSPHNGNGLFRMPWDSHFYRCIPGKAWSGLTRVVWEFNPVKKGQGSTLFVSGSHKAAYPAPETVRDPDSTMWETYDCPPGSLLFFTEAITHSAHPWTNTENNRLAVFNLYNIVASRWHSWLPPEKLIESMPPLRQTLFSEPYNEKVDTFFPRTTAYMDG; this comes from the coding sequence ATGCCAGAAACAAAAAAAATCGTCCGGTCGGAACCCTTTGTAATCAACAAAAACATGGGCAGCCCGATGGCGATATCCGCCAGAGACCTCACGCCAAAAAATGCGGATGGTCTCCCCGTAGTCTTGCCAACGGAAAAACAAAAATACGACTTTGATCGCAATGGTTGGCTCTTAATCCCCGGCGTACTCTCAAAAGACGAATGCGACGAAATGCGGACCTTTGCCGAGCGATTGGCCAAAGACCCCGAAAGCATACCCGAACACGAACGCTGTCCGCTTGGCGGACCATTGCAAAAACTGGCTGACCACCCCGTTATCGTCGGATTTATGAATGAATTCGTGGCATATCCGCCACTCGCCAACGACGAGCGATATGGATTCAGATTGGAAACATCCCACCTGTTCTACCGCGATGCCGAAACACCCGGAAGATTTAGTCCACATAATGGCAATGGCCTGTTTCGCATGCCCTGGGACTCCCACTTTTACCGGTGCATCCCCGGCAAAGCCTGGAGCGGACTAACGCGCGTCGTATGGGAATTTAACCCTGTCAAAAAAGGCCAGGGCAGCACATTATTTGTAAGCGGCAGCCACAAAGCCGCTTATCCAGCACCCGAAACCGTCCGCGACCCCGACTCAACCATGTGGGAAACCTACGACTGTCCCCCCGGATCGCTATTGTTCTTCACCGAAGCAATCACGCACAGCGCACATCCCTGGACCAACACCGAAAACAATCGCCTCGCCGTATTCAACCTCTACAACATCGTCGCGAGCCGATGGCATTCGTGGTTGCCCCCCGAAAAACTCATCGAATCCATGCCACCCCTCAGACAAACGCTCTTCAGCGAACCGTACAACGAAAAAGTGGATACATTTTTCCCGCGCACAACAGCGTATATGGACGGGTGA
- a CDS encoding DUF4276 family protein, giving the protein MARLYLFAEGTTEQTFANTVLKPHLANFGVYMHNPVLIAHARKKGRIHRGGGRNFTAMQNDINRFLKQESGRDVFFTTMIDLYALHSQFPGIEEAEKLRHDPHKRVEALERSWFDEIGDKRFIPFIQLHEFEAYLFCDVSLFAHFFENADSQISALHDVQPPELIDDGQDTAPSKRIAAQFPNYSKATVSPQMAEMIGLENIRSKCPHFNAWLERLEKLGSLDM; this is encoded by the coding sequence ATGGCCCGGCTCTATCTCTTCGCCGAAGGAACAACAGAGCAGACATTTGCCAATACGGTTTTGAAGCCACATCTGGCGAATTTTGGCGTTTACATGCACAACCCGGTTTTAATTGCACACGCCCGAAAGAAAGGAAGGATTCATCGCGGGGGTGGAAGAAACTTTACAGCAATGCAGAATGACATCAATCGTTTTCTCAAGCAAGAGTCGGGGCGTGATGTGTTTTTTACCACCATGATTGACCTTTATGCACTGCATTCACAATTTCCCGGCATTGAAGAAGCGGAGAAATTACGTCACGACCCGCATAAGCGAGTCGAAGCTCTCGAAAGATCATGGTTTGATGAGATCGGCGACAAGCGATTTATCCCATTTATTCAGTTACATGAATTTGAAGCTTATTTGTTTTGTGATGTATCTCTATTCGCTCACTTTTTTGAAAATGCAGATTCCCAAATCTCCGCTTTACATGATGTCCAGCCTCCAGAACTGATTGACGACGGACAAGATACAGCCCCATCAAAACGCATCGCCGCCCAATTTCCCAACTACTCAAAAGCAACAGTAAGCCCACAAATGGCCGAGATGATTGGTCTGGAAAACATCCGATCCAAATGTCCCCACTTTAATGCGTGGCTTGAACGACTTGAGAAACTCGGATCACTTGACATGTGA
- a CDS encoding AAA family ATPase: MARIEGFRVKNFKVLKDVTLGPLWNQQDAQLLTPMTAVIGKNGVGKSALFDAFGFLADALKFGVEEACDARGRGGFEKLRTQGQTGPIEFEVYYRESENAWPINYEISIGADGFGRPCVLQERMREDQRNARSLFFLYLVVGYGLVWKGSEAVGQVDETAEGFDISELEKEGKQPKDAEFVELEDRRKLGIATLGALKQHPRISAFRRFIEGWYLSYFTPDAARSLPLAGPQNRLNIHGDNLGNVVQFMEREHPDRFQAILKNIAGKIPGIDKIDTERTSDGRLLLRFNDKGFQDPFYAQQVSDGTLKVFAYLLLLEDPSPPPFLCIEEPENGLYHKLLETLANEFREHADTPGGSQVFITTHQPYLVNALEPDEVWILEKGDDGFATIRRASEDPIVNNMVAEGLPLGNLWYSDYFDAYRPTYECRGQ; this comes from the coding sequence ATGGCCAGGATAGAAGGCTTTAGAGTAAAAAACTTCAAGGTACTCAAGGATGTTACACTGGGTCCCTTATGGAATCAACAGGATGCCCAACTGCTTACCCCTATGACAGCGGTGATCGGCAAAAATGGCGTGGGAAAGAGTGCCCTATTTGATGCATTTGGATTCCTTGCGGATGCGCTCAAGTTCGGCGTTGAGGAGGCTTGCGACGCACGAGGGCGCGGTGGGTTCGAGAAACTGCGGACGCAGGGGCAAACAGGTCCTATCGAGTTTGAAGTGTATTACAGAGAGTCTGAAAACGCTTGGCCTATTAACTACGAAATATCCATTGGAGCAGACGGGTTCGGGCGTCCTTGTGTGTTGCAAGAACGAATGCGAGAGGACCAGAGAAATGCCCGATCACTTTTTTTTCTTTATCTTGTGGTAGGCTATGGCCTTGTGTGGAAGGGAAGTGAGGCAGTTGGTCAAGTTGATGAAACAGCAGAAGGTTTCGATATTTCTGAGTTAGAAAAAGAGGGGAAACAACCCAAAGATGCTGAGTTTGTTGAATTAGAAGACCGTCGCAAGCTGGGTATTGCCACGCTCGGTGCTTTGAAACAACACCCGCGTATTTCCGCGTTTCGCCGCTTTATCGAGGGTTGGTATCTGAGTTATTTCACCCCGGATGCTGCGCGGAGTCTGCCTCTGGCTGGTCCGCAGAACCGTCTCAATATCCATGGCGATAATCTCGGCAATGTCGTGCAATTTATGGAGCGTGAACATCCAGATCGTTTTCAGGCTATTTTGAAAAATATTGCTGGAAAAATTCCGGGGATAGACAAGATCGATACGGAGAGAACCAGTGATGGGCGGTTACTGCTCAGGTTCAATGACAAGGGCTTTCAGGATCCCTTTTACGCGCAGCAAGTGTCCGATGGGACGCTCAAGGTGTTCGCCTATCTGTTGCTGCTCGAAGATCCGAGTCCGCCTCCATTTCTCTGTATTGAAGAGCCGGAGAATGGCTTATATCACAAGCTTCTGGAGACCCTGGCCAATGAGTTTCGCGAACACGCCGATACTCCCGGCGGCTCGCAGGTTTTTATTACCACGCACCAGCCATACCTGGTCAATGCGCTCGAGCCGGATGAGGTCTGGATTTTGGAAAAGGGTGACGATGGTTTTGCGACGATTCGCCGGGCGAGCGAGGATCCAATTGTGAATAATATGGTTGCAGAGGGATTGCCATTAGGTAATCTCTGGTACAGCGATTATTTCGACGCATATCGCCCCACATATGAATGTAGAGGCCAATAA
- a CDS encoding beta-galactosidase has translation MKNAKLRYRQVHLDFHTSEHCPNVGGKFDEDQFIGTLKKGHVNSITIFAQCHHGWCYYPTKTDMEHPNLQTDLVGRMLAAAKKADINMPVYITVQWQEKAAREHPEWRVRRPDGGYVGRPTMHPHTPLPHGGWYRLCCNTPYLDASVLPVLTEVMDMYNPSGIFLDITGEEICTCDWCIASMHEKGLDPNNAGDRIIHSQDVYKDYLSKTTDIIWSRNPDATIYHNGSDKKGRHDLYPYWSHHEIESLPTGMWGYNHFPTNARYFTNLPDCNAIAQTGKFHRMWGEFGGFKNPVALEYEVGQIISLNCRCMVGDQLHPEGEMDEETYRIIGEAYKRVEEREPWLEGAEHVADVAILAPSGIHKDRDLEDSEVGAGLMLMENHIPFLMLDETMDLSPYQLLILPDSVRVDNALKAKIDTFLANGGKLLSSGESGLDPSGKGFAYDIGAEYTGISPNDIEYVVVGDAIAANLVRTPFLVYESGVTTKVTDGEILAAAWKPYFNRTYGKFCSHRNTPYEGDAGWPSVIRKGNIIHIAQPIFRVYDDQGMQLHRDLVKNCIDLLYDDPLLQVSLPSCGRVNVTRQPQEGNRLILHLMYANPIKRGDTNVIEDIIPLYDIAVSLKADRDISRVYLAPENEDIEFAVADGRVSFTVPKVEMNQIVVIE, from the coding sequence ATGAAAAACGCCAAACTCCGCTACAGACAGGTACACCTGGACTTTCACACCTCTGAACACTGTCCAAATGTCGGTGGGAAATTTGACGAAGACCAGTTCATCGGCACCCTGAAAAAAGGCCATGTAAACTCCATAACCATCTTTGCACAATGCCATCACGGCTGGTGTTATTACCCCACAAAAACGGATATGGAACATCCCAACCTGCAAACCGACCTCGTCGGACGCATGCTCGCCGCAGCCAAAAAAGCCGACATCAACATGCCCGTCTATATCACCGTACAATGGCAGGAAAAAGCTGCCCGCGAACACCCCGAATGGCGCGTCAGGCGACCCGACGGGGGCTATGTGGGACGGCCAACAATGCACCCCCATACCCCACTGCCACACGGCGGATGGTATCGCCTGTGTTGCAACACGCCCTATCTGGACGCGAGTGTCTTGCCCGTATTGACAGAAGTAATGGACATGTACAATCCCTCTGGCATATTTCTCGACATCACCGGGGAAGAAATTTGCACCTGTGATTGGTGTATCGCCAGCATGCACGAAAAAGGACTCGACCCCAATAACGCTGGAGATCGGATTATCCACTCACAAGATGTGTACAAAGACTATCTATCCAAAACCACGGACATTATCTGGAGCCGAAATCCCGACGCCACAATTTATCACAACGGAAGCGACAAAAAGGGACGCCACGACCTCTACCCCTACTGGTCGCACCACGAAATCGAATCCCTGCCAACCGGCATGTGGGGATACAACCACTTCCCGACAAACGCGCGCTACTTCACAAACCTGCCCGACTGCAACGCAATCGCACAAACGGGCAAATTCCATCGCATGTGGGGCGAATTTGGCGGCTTCAAAAATCCAGTCGCACTGGAATATGAAGTCGGACAAATCATCTCATTAAATTGCCGCTGTATGGTAGGCGATCAACTCCATCCAGAAGGTGAGATGGACGAAGAAACCTATCGCATCATAGGCGAGGCATACAAACGCGTTGAAGAACGCGAACCCTGGCTGGAAGGTGCCGAACACGTAGCAGATGTGGCGATCCTCGCACCCTCGGGAATACACAAAGACAGAGACCTGGAAGACAGCGAAGTCGGCGCCGGACTCATGCTCATGGAAAACCACATCCCATTCTTAATGCTCGACGAAACAATGGACCTATCCCCCTACCAGCTATTAATTCTACCAGACAGCGTGCGCGTGGATAACGCACTAAAAGCAAAAATCGACACATTTCTGGCAAATGGCGGAAAATTATTATCGTCCGGCGAAAGCGGCCTGGACCCCTCGGGAAAAGGTTTTGCGTATGACATCGGCGCAGAATATACCGGGATCTCGCCCAACGATATAGAATACGTAGTCGTCGGCGACGCCATCGCCGCAAATTTGGTCCGCACCCCATTCCTCGTCTATGAATCCGGCGTAACCACAAAAGTGACAGACGGCGAAATCCTCGCAGCCGCTTGGAAACCGTACTTTAACCGCACCTACGGAAAATTCTGCTCCCATCGAAACACCCCTTATGAAGGCGACGCGGGTTGGCCCTCCGTCATACGCAAAGGCAACATCATCCACATCGCACAACCCATCTTCAGAGTCTATGACGACCAGGGCATGCAATTGCACCGCGACCTGGTAAAAAATTGCATTGACCTGCTCTACGACGACCCCTTATTGCAGGTCTCCCTGCCATCGTGCGGCCGTGTAAACGTAACGCGCCAACCCCAGGAAGGAAACCGGCTAATCCTGCATCTCATGTATGCCAACCCCATCAAACGGGGCGATACAAATGTAATAGAAGACATTATCCCACTATACGACATCGCAGTCTCCCTCAAAGCAGACCGCGACATATCTCGCGTATATCTCGCCCCCGAAAACGAGGATATTGAGTTTGCAGTAGCGGACGGGCGCGTATCATTTACCGTGCCAAAAGTCGAAATGAATCAGATCGTGGTAATCGAATAA
- a CDS encoding sulfatase has product MPDKRPNILYIMTDDHGTGALSCYGSQINHTPNMDRIAHGGMRLDNCYVTYSLCSPSRASILTGKYAHLHGQTSIGGNIFDGTQQTFPRLLQDAGYQTAIIGKWHLHSIPTGFDHYSVMWNQGSYFDPRFIEPGEHGPVWKESRGYSTDLVTDKCLDWLKGRNPEKPFMLLCHFKSPHYNWEPDEKHKTMYQDETIPEPETFDHNFGDSPVPPEALQVKLETVHEQWNITHWDAMPEGLSMQQQKHRNYQYFIKDYLRCVASIDDNIGRLLDYLDEQDLVENTIVAYTSDNGMFQGEHGWVDKKMMYEESLRVPFLIRYPREIAAGTHTNDMVINLDYAPTFLEYAGQPIPADIQGQSLVPLLRGHTPDDWRTAFYYQHFDIHPDGELANCGVRTKNFKLIWYNHNYDHYQLFDTQKDPSETRDVSEDLEYASTVSEMRALLQEEREKAGLTNEIEQQIFNSDNIPQTRKQMNALLQTIDANTAKEKQ; this is encoded by the coding sequence ATGCCAGATAAACGCCCCAACATCCTCTACATCATGACAGACGACCATGGAACCGGCGCCCTGAGTTGCTACGGCAGCCAGATCAACCACACCCCCAACATGGACCGCATTGCCCACGGAGGGATGCGCCTGGACAATTGTTACGTAACCTACTCCTTGTGCTCGCCCAGCCGCGCCTCTATCTTAACCGGAAAATACGCACATCTCCACGGACAAACATCCATTGGTGGAAATATCTTTGACGGCACACAGCAAACATTCCCCCGCCTATTACAGGACGCGGGGTATCAAACCGCAATCATCGGAAAATGGCACCTGCACAGCATACCAACGGGATTTGATCACTACAGCGTCATGTGGAATCAAGGCTCTTATTTTGACCCCAGATTTATCGAACCCGGCGAACACGGTCCCGTATGGAAAGAAAGCCGGGGATATTCGACAGACCTGGTAACCGACAAATGCCTGGACTGGCTCAAAGGGCGAAACCCCGAAAAACCCTTTATGCTCCTGTGTCATTTTAAATCCCCCCATTACAACTGGGAGCCGGACGAAAAACACAAAACAATGTACCAGGATGAAACAATCCCCGAACCAGAGACATTTGACCACAACTTCGGAGACAGCCCGGTACCTCCCGAAGCATTGCAAGTCAAGCTCGAAACCGTACATGAACAATGGAATATCACGCACTGGGACGCCATGCCCGAAGGATTATCCATGCAGCAGCAAAAACACAGAAACTACCAGTACTTCATCAAAGACTACCTCCGCTGCGTGGCATCGATAGATGATAATATTGGGCGACTCCTCGACTACCTCGACGAACAGGACCTCGTCGAAAATACAATTGTAGCATATACCTCAGACAACGGGATGTTTCAGGGCGAACACGGCTGGGTAGATAAAAAAATGATGTACGAAGAAAGCCTGCGAGTTCCCTTCTTAATCCGGTACCCCAGAGAAATCGCAGCGGGAACCCACACAAATGACATGGTCATCAACCTCGACTATGCACCGACCTTCTTGGAATACGCCGGGCAGCCCATCCCCGCAGACATCCAGGGACAAAGCCTGGTCCCCCTCCTGCGAGGACATACGCCGGACGATTGGCGAACCGCGTTCTACTATCAACACTTTGACATCCATCCCGACGGCGAACTGGCAAATTGCGGCGTACGCACAAAAAACTTCAAACTCATCTGGTACAACCACAACTACGACCACTACCAGCTCTTCGACACCCAAAAAGACCCCAGCGAAACCCGGGATGTGTCCGAAGACCTTGAATACGCCTCAACAGTATCCGAAATGAGAGCACTGCTACAAGAAGAACGCGAAAAAGCGGGCCTGACAAACGAAATAGAACAACAAATCTTCAACAGCGATAACATACCTCAAACGCGCAAGCAAATGAATGCATTACTACAAACGATAGATGCCAATACCGCAAAGGAAAAACAATGA
- a CDS encoding phytanoyl-CoA dioxygenase family protein — translation MATVDTRTHGLTAEEREAYAKDGFFIRPKAFDTYEIDALRDRIEDLVELIETSDVLPEKQKQAILKRNIGTKATSGPASLNSITRLHRFSALVRSHIRDPRRLDAVTQIVGSDLFCPNDLYFFKPPGTGRPIAWHQDSWYFRNTYVSSIGDAIEQASIGTWLALDDADEENGCLWVIPGSHRLGVVDHSQVESDEYLLQKRLTVSDEMEERAIPVEVPKGTLVFFNNALFHRSTPNRSDRFRRAYIVHYMKATIQHTNTRNRQRIDEETKHWGTTEMYICGVPGFIQTTPEKESMNWDSALGRTLTEDDIRIKRK, via the coding sequence ATGGCAACAGTTGACACCAGAACACATGGCTTAACCGCGGAAGAGCGCGAGGCTTACGCAAAAGACGGATTCTTCATCCGACCAAAAGCCTTCGATACGTATGAGATCGACGCACTGCGCGACAGAATTGAAGACCTCGTAGAACTCATCGAAACCTCCGACGTATTGCCAGAAAAACAGAAACAAGCAATCCTGAAACGCAATATCGGAACCAAAGCGACTTCTGGACCTGCATCATTAAACAGCATAACGCGACTTCACAGGTTCAGCGCATTGGTGCGATCCCACATCCGCGACCCGAGGCGACTGGATGCAGTCACACAGATCGTAGGATCGGATCTATTCTGTCCCAACGACCTGTACTTCTTCAAACCCCCGGGCACCGGGCGGCCCATCGCGTGGCACCAGGACTCCTGGTACTTCCGAAACACGTACGTCAGCAGCATAGGCGACGCCATAGAGCAAGCCTCCATAGGAACCTGGCTGGCACTGGATGATGCAGACGAAGAAAACGGATGCCTGTGGGTAATCCCCGGCAGCCACCGCCTGGGCGTAGTAGATCACAGCCAGGTCGAAAGCGATGAGTACTTATTGCAAAAAAGATTGACCGTATCCGACGAAATGGAAGAACGAGCAATACCAGTAGAAGTGCCAAAAGGCACCCTCGTATTTTTCAACAATGCCCTATTTCACCGCAGCACCCCCAACAGATCAGACAGGTTTCGGCGTGCCTATATCGTACACTATATGAAAGCGACCATTCAGCACACCAACACCAGGAACAGGCAAAGGATAGACGAAGAGACGAAACACTGGGGCACAACTGAGATGTACATCTGCGGCGTGCCCGGATTCATACAAACAACGCCCGAAAAAGAAAGCATGAACTGGGACAGTGCCCTGGGCCGAACACTGACAGAAGACGACATTCGGATAAAAAGGAAATAA
- a CDS encoding AAA family ATPase, with product MPVLKSLKISGFRSIKEMSLELRPLNILIGANGAGKSNLIAFFKFVNELMGGRLQQHIGATGRATGNLHFGPNITPQLEAKMVFEVDNGTDTYHMRLFHAAGDSLIFAEERLSYQITGFPTPKAVSLGAGHRETRIGDAAEEGEPAANVLRNLLNRCRVYHFHDTSPTSRVRQYCYVSDNRWLMPDAANLAAILYALKSNREKVYRRIVATIRQVAPFFEDFDLEPTDSRDIILNWRHRKSDLIFGPHQLSDGTLRAICLIALLLQPKENLPYLIVVDEPELGLHPYALEVIASLFQAASDQTQVLVSTQSSAFLNAFEPEDIVVVERNDEATEFIRPDAEKLDAWLEDYSLGEIWEKNVIGGGPH from the coding sequence ATGCCAGTACTAAAAAGCCTTAAGATCAGTGGTTTTCGATCTATAAAAGAGATGTCATTGGAGCTTCGACCCCTCAATATTTTGATTGGTGCGAATGGGGCGGGTAAAAGCAATCTCATTGCTTTTTTTAAATTCGTGAATGAATTGATGGGCGGACGGCTTCAGCAACATATTGGAGCAACGGGACGGGCCACAGGCAATCTGCACTTCGGCCCTAACATAACCCCTCAATTGGAAGCGAAAATGGTATTTGAGGTGGATAATGGAACAGATACCTACCACATGAGACTGTTCCATGCTGCCGGTGATTCTCTGATTTTTGCTGAAGAAAGGCTCTCTTATCAGATAACAGGCTTTCCGACACCAAAAGCCGTGTCACTGGGAGCTGGTCATCGAGAAACGCGGATTGGGGACGCGGCAGAAGAAGGCGAACCAGCGGCAAATGTGCTCAGAAATTTACTGAATCGTTGTCGCGTCTATCACTTCCACGATACATCACCGACTTCGCGAGTCCGACAGTATTGTTACGTCAGCGATAATCGCTGGCTCATGCCCGACGCAGCGAATCTGGCGGCGATATTGTATGCGCTCAAGTCCAACAGGGAAAAGGTATATCGCCGGATTGTGGCGACAATTCGGCAAGTAGCACCATTTTTTGAGGACTTTGATCTCGAGCCGACCGATTCCAGAGACATCATTCTCAACTGGCGTCATCGCAAGTCCGATCTCATTTTCGGTCCCCATCAACTCTCGGACGGTACGCTACGGGCAATCTGTCTGATTGCGCTGCTGCTACAGCCGAAAGAAAATCTTCCATACCTGATTGTGGTGGATGAACCAGAACTCGGACTACACCCGTATGCGCTCGAGGTAATTGCGTCTCTATTTCAAGCAGCAAGTGACCAGACACAGGTTCTCGTCAGTACGCAGTCCAGTGCTTTTCTCAACGCTTTTGAACCAGAGGACATAGTGGTTGTTGAACGCAATGATGAGGCTACAGAGTTTATCAGGCCAGATGCCGAAAAACTCGACGCATGGCTGGAAGACTATTCGCTTGGAGAGATCTGGGAGAAAAACGTCATCGGTGGGGGGCCGCATTGA